In one window of Branchiostoma floridae strain S238N-H82 chromosome 14, Bfl_VNyyK, whole genome shotgun sequence DNA:
- the LOC118430078 gene encoding cationic amino acid transporter 4-like, which yields MPPFRQESDPRANTPPPRARSSLWEAVFRRKLIGPSTFRSPLRRCLEARDLMALGLSAVLGTGIYITVGLVARQHAAWFLSVPRCSYSFSVHTGPAVLVSFVVGGLAAFLTSLCQAEFVARLPLAGATYTYIYVTVGELWGFLIGWNTVMELTVALAFVGRTWSSHLDALCGHAISIYLKAHVATWDLTPLADFPDFCAFGAVLLTVLFVIIGAKISSWVSAIFISINFVVIICVIVAGAFASHLGNWTEAEFAPFGWEGVITGAAIAFSCFTGLTVILTSAEETHEANTSLPGSLIMTVVTSLPLYIGVSVILTMIVPWDSIDVTSPLPSAFLNHGRNWRWAWYLTTAGCLSAMLAAQVAILVALSRTVYSLAADGLFFSFCGKVSRTTQVPVVAALIFGGVASFLALVLDVESLVKFASMGSLLSYIVLPMCSIISRYQPPLPHEIPHIQYQWVQQQMREHAYDTEPPRVSSEDFVNEFGPRFRRVGELRSTSRYLDCIKNLPAGHVITTCILSLTIVLVGCSVLVKHAQWEPVTSHWWVFLLLTLLLAAMATILAVIFAHHQNEDIPTFRLRMIPFVPALSLCLNVLLVVHLDGKTWARCATWIGIGLLLYFGYGFRHSKALTHPHAPLPEEWVRPPRGRLFHREDFVLVEQPPSRIRDDIVLFDRTQQRDDVTAMVRDDMLRSIPDDDDDEEERPLLPEGWNRKGKKQNRGEHLEREPVVFYDSNI from the exons ATGCCACCGTTCCGCCAGGAGTCCGACCCCCGGGCTAACACCCCTCCCCCTCGGGCCCGCTCCTCCCTCTGGGAGGCGGTGTTCCGGCGGAAGCTGATCGGGCCCTCCACGTTCCGGTCCCCGCTGAGGCGATGCCTGGAGGCCCGGGACCTGATGGCCCTGGGGCTGTCGGCGGTGCTCGGTACGGGGATATACATTACGGTGGGACTGGTGGCCAGGCAACACGCAG CCTGGTTTTTGTCAGTCCCAAGATGTTCATATTCTTTTTCTGTCCATACAGGTCCGGCAGTGCTGGTGTCCTTCGTAGTAGGAGGCCTGGCCGCCTTCCTGACCAGTCTGTGCCAAGCCGAGTTCGTAGCACGGCTCCCATTGGCCGGCGCCACCTACACGTACATCTACGTCACGGTAGGCGAACTGTGGGGCTTTCTTATTGGCTGGAACACTGTGATGGAGCTAACGGTGGCGCTGGCGTTCGTGGGTCGCACCTGGAGTTCACACCTGGACGCCTTGTGCGGTCACGCCATCAGTATCTACCTTAAGGCCCACGTGGCTACCTGGGACCTCACGCCTTTAGCTGACTTTCCTGACTTCTGCGCGTTCGGCGCGGTGTTGCTAACTGTGCTGTTCGTCATCATAGGAGCTAAGATATCGAGTTGGGTTTCCGCCATCTTTATTTCCATCAACTTCGTGGTCATCATCTGCGTCATCGTTGCGGGCGCGTTCGCGTCACACCTGGGAAACTGGACGGAGGCTGAGTTCGCGCCATTTGGGTGGGAGGGCGTCATAACCGGCGCCGCCATCGCCTTCAGCTGCTTCACCGGACTCACCGTCATCCTGACGTCAGCGGAAGAGACGCATGAAGCTAACACGTCACTTCCGGGATCCTTGATCATGACGGTggtgacgtcacttccgctATACATAGGAGTGTCCGTTATATTAACAATGATAGTGCCATGGGACTCGATTGACGTAACGTCACCATTGCCGAGCGCTTTTCTGAACCACGGACGTAACTGGCGCTGGGCGTGGTATCTGACGACAGCCGGGTGTCTGTCGGCCATGTTGGCTGCGCAGGTCGCCATTTTGGTGGCCCTGTCGCGGACCGTGTATTCTCTAGCAGCTGACGGgctcttcttctccttctgtGGGAAGGTGAGCAGGACGACGCAGGTGCCCGTGGTGGCCGCGCTGATTTTCGGCGGGGTGGCGTCGttcctggccttggtgctggaCGTAGAGTCGCTGGTGAAGTTCGCGTCCATGGGGTCGCTCCTGTCGTACATCGTGCTCCCGATGTGCTCCATCATCTCGCGATACCAGCCGCCGTTACCGCACGAGATCCCGCACATCCAGTACCAGTGGGTGCAGCAGCAGATGCGCGAGCACGCCTACGACACCGAACCGCCTCGGGTTTCCTCGGAAGACTTCGTGAACGAGTTCGGCCCGAGGTTCCGCCGAGTCGGCGAGCTCAGATCGACGTCAAGGTACTTAGACTGCATCAAGAACCTTCCCGCCGGTCACGTGATCACCACGTGCATCCTGTCCCTCACTATCGTGCTCGTCGGCTGCAGTGTCCTGGTCAAGCATGCGCAGTGGGAACCTGTGACGTCACACTGGTGGGTGTTCTTGCTGCTGACGCTGCTGCtggctgccatggcaaccatactGGCCGTGATCTTCGCACATCATCAGAACGAGGACATTCCGACCTTCAGG TTACGGATGATCCCGTTCGTCCCGGCGCTGTCCCTGTGTCTGAACGTGCTGCTGGTGGTGCACCTGGACGGGAAAACCTGGGCACGCTGCGCCACGTGGATCGGAATAG GTCTGCTCCTGTACTTTGGGTATGGATTTCGCCACAGCAAAGCACTGACCCATCCCCACGCACCCCTTCCCGAAGAGTGGGTCCGCCCGCCCCGGGGAAGGCTTTTCCACAGGGAGGACTTCGTCTTGGTGGAACAGCCGCCTTCCCGAATCCGGGACGACATTGTCTTATTTGATAGAACTCAACAACGCGATGACGTCACCGCCATGGTACGGGACGATATGCTGAGAAGCATTCCCGATGACGATGATGACGAAGAAGAGCGCCCCCTACTGCCCGAAGGATGGAACCGCAagggaaagaaacaaaatagaGGGGAACACTTAGAGAGGGAACCAGTGGTGTTCTATGACTCGAACATTTAG